In a genomic window of Cydia fagiglandana chromosome 8, ilCydFagi1.1, whole genome shotgun sequence:
- the LOC134666537 gene encoding elongator complex protein 4, with protein sequence MASFYKAVESRSSINGTKLKNNVPYVSSGIPSLDHVIGGGLPTGAIFVVEEDVLGNYSRVLSKYFLSEGVVCKHDLFIASADDDPHEFVKELPQACAAPPEDEASVVASDVNKMKIAWRYEGLKEVESSFGDKTNFGHHFDLSRHLDAETIKNSNITYWNIKDSGAGVKGFKNDIYFKLLTNIKDVLSRDTYKVSSKENSNILRINIQSLGSPPWMCLDCEEEGDAHMFGQDLLKFVYCLRVLLRGTTGVAFISIPAHLFDNESLTKRLLYSVDNAVRIESFAGSSKETNPVYKDYQGLFHLTKLSTVHSITPFVPPSLDLAFKLRRKKFNIEKLHLPPELEETSEREQDDITANPQIACGGFKKKDIEF encoded by the exons ATGGCTAGTTTTTACAAAGCAGTCGAATCCCGCTCCAGTATAAAtggaacaaaattaaaaaataatgtaccaTACGTATCATCGGGAATTCCATCTCTAGACCATGttatag GCGGTGGTTTACCAACCGGTGCAATTTTTGTTGTGG AGGAAGATGTGCTAGGTAATTACAGCAGAGTCCTGAGTAAGTATTTCCTATCTGAAGGTGTTGTATGCAAACATGATCTATTTATTGCCTCTGCAGATGATGACCCCCATGAATTT GTAAAGGAATTGCCACAAGCATGTGCAGCTCCTCCTGAGGACGAAGCAAGTGTAGTTGCAAGTGATGTCAATAAAATGAAGATAGCCTGGAGGTACGAGGGCCTCAAAGAGGTTGAATCATCGTTTGGTGACAAAACTAACTTTGGACATCACTTTGATCTGAGTCGACATCTGGATGCTGAAACTATTAAGAATAGTAATATAACTTATTGGAATATCAAGGACAGTGGTGCTGGCGTAAAAG GATTCAAGAATGATATTTACTTCAAACTACTAACCAATATAAAAGACGTTTTATCAAGAGACACATACAAAGTATCAAGCAAAGAGAACAGCAATATTTTAAGAATCAACATTCAGTCTCTGGGCTCGCCTCCATGGATGTGTCTGGATTGTGAAGAGGAGGGAGATGCGCATATGTTTGGGCAGGATCTCCTGAAGTTTGTCTACTGCCTCAGAGTGCTGCTTAGAGGTACTACTGGTGTTGCCTTCATCAGTATTCCAGCACATCTGTTTGAT AATGAATCTCTAACGAAAAGGCTGCTCTATTCAGTAGATAATGCAGTAAGAATTGAATCATTTGCCGGTTCCTCCAAAGAGACCAATCCTGTTTATAAAGATTACCAAGGCTTGTTCCACTTGACGAAACTGAGTACAGTCCATTCAATTACGCCATTTGTGCCTCCAAGCCTTGACTTGGCATTCAAATTGAGAAGGAAAAAGTTTAACATTGAGAAACTGCACTTGCCTCCAG aATTGGAAGAAACCAGTGAAAGAGAACAGGATGACATCACTGCTAATCCTCAAATTGCATGTGGAGGATTTAAGAAAAAGGATAtagaattttaa
- the LOC134666555 gene encoding CD151 antigen has product MKCKKVASAKVLFGCFNTIFFACGFVEVVCGFLLLVDSRRVLLSRLMAAPDGPLAEAPLHYAALALLAAGLAVCAAAALGCWATYMPSYVILTFYFLMVLALLVCSCLGGVTAAAWPRCAGLQSARGGAVGALQTYYAVPDYEHFTAALDLAQTELQCCGMTDARNYDLSVWQLRRLGPRGMAVPPSCCVQAPPASHLNPTPRNASRCQEVTPNAEFRHVVGCLGKIEDWYQQQFIIFMLSLFVVALLKLAILLITIFSCIRLRKHRQEMHSFIMKSIDNKTNENIYGTKMGSMRDEPIMAKYIQPNNFYSPRVRNPRIFHSKPNEMV; this is encoded by the exons ATGAAGTGCAAAAAAGTGGCGAGTGCTAAAGTTCTCTTCGGTTGCTTCAACACCATATTCTTC GCATGCGGATTCGTAGAAGTAGTATGCGGGTTCCTGCTGCTAGTGGACTCGCGGCGCGTGCTGCTGTCGCGGCTGATGGCGGCGCCGGACGGGCCGCTGGCGGAGGCGCCGCTGCACTACGCCGCGCTGGCGCTGCTCGCCGCCGGCCTGGCCGtgtgcgccgccgccgcgctagGCTGCTGGGCCACCTACATGCCGTCATATGTCATACTCACATTT TATTTCCTGATGGTGCTAGCACTGCTGGTGTGCTCTTGCCTCGGCGGGGTGACGGCGGCGGCGTGGCCGCGCTGCGCCGGGCTGCAgagcgcgcgcggcggcgccgtCGGCGCGCTGCAGACCTACTACGCCGTGCCCGACTACGAACACTTCACTGCGGCGCTCGACCTCGCTCAGACCGAG TTGCAGTGTTGCGGCATGACGGACGCGCGGAACTACGACCTGTCGGTGTGGCAGCTGCGTCGGCTAGGCCCGCGCGGCATGGCCGTCCCGCCGAGCTGCTGCGTGCAGGCGCCGCCCGCGTCCCACCTCAACCCCACACCGCGCAACGCGTCACGCTGCCAGGAGGTCACGCCCAACGCCGAGTTCCGACACGTGGTG GGATGCTTGGGCAAAATAGAAGACTGGTATCAGCAGCAGTTCATCATATTTATGCTGAGCCTGTTCGTGGTCGCTCTCCTCAAGCTCGCTATCCTGCTCATCACCATATTCTCCTGCATCCGGCTCCGTAAGCACAGGCAGGAGATGCACTCGTTTATAATGAAGTCCATCGACAACAAGACTAATGAGAACATCTACGGCACGAAGATGGGCTCGATGCGCGACGAGCCAATCATGGCGAAGTATATCCAACCGAATAACTTCTACAGCCCCCGCGTGCGCAACCCGAGGATATTCCACAGCAAGCCCAACGAGATGGTATGA